One window from the genome of Paracoccus zhejiangensis encodes:
- a CDS encoding nuclear transport factor 2 family protein gives MSADPNPVEQGARPAPRYDDPVSYILGITKDIWEDRGIALLETAYGPQMIMRNAGGMKIGNQSVINDTLAKMAAFPDLEILGEDVIWSGDPNGRYLSSHRSVITGTHTGHGVWGPPSGKRFTVRCIADCSVLDEVIDDEWLAYDTGDQARQLGHDPADFARARIIAEGGPEKATRPFTPDQDQPGPYTSRGNDSEWGARLAEIVTRIMEKDISVIRLEYDRAVRIEHAGGHGGWGQQAAEAMWMRLRSSFPSARFAVHHVIGRSDPHQPHRAAIRWSLDGLHDGFGRFGPPTGAPVHVMGFTHAEFGPWGLRREFTLFDEVAIWKQIHLHTGDL, from the coding sequence ATGAGTGCCGATCCGAACCCGGTCGAGCAGGGCGCGCGCCCCGCGCCGCGCTATGACGATCCGGTCAGCTATATCCTCGGGATCACCAAGGACATCTGGGAAGATCGCGGCATCGCGCTGTTGGAAACCGCCTATGGGCCGCAGATGATCATGCGCAATGCCGGCGGGATGAAGATCGGCAACCAGTCGGTCATCAATGACACGCTGGCCAAGATGGCCGCCTTTCCCGATCTCGAGATTCTCGGCGAGGATGTGATCTGGTCGGGCGATCCGAACGGGCGATACCTGTCGTCGCATCGCAGCGTCATCACCGGCACCCATACTGGCCACGGCGTCTGGGGCCCGCCCTCGGGCAAGCGCTTCACCGTGCGCTGCATCGCCGATTGCTCGGTTCTGGACGAGGTGATCGACGACGAATGGCTGGCCTATGACACCGGCGATCAGGCCCGGCAACTGGGCCATGACCCCGCCGATTTCGCCCGCGCCCGGATCATCGCCGAGGGCGGACCCGAGAAGGCGACGCGGCCCTTTACCCCCGATCAGGACCAGCCCGGACCCTACACTTCGCGCGGCAATGACAGCGAATGGGGCGCCCGGCTGGCCGAGATCGTCACCCGGATCATGGAGAAGGACATTTCCGTGATCCGCCTGGAATATGACCGTGCCGTGCGCATCGAACATGCCGGCGGTCATGGCGGTTGGGGTCAACAGGCGGCCGAGGCGATGTGGATGCGCCTGCGCTCGTCCTTTCCCTCGGCGCGCTTCGCGGTCCATCACGTCATCGGTCGCTCGGACCCGCATCAGCCGCACCGCGCCGCGATCCGCTGGAGCCTTGACGGGCTGCATGACGGCTTCGGCCGCTTCGGGCCGCCCACCGGCGCGCCGGTCCATGTCATGGGCTTTACCCATGCCGAGTTCGGCCCCTGGGGACTGCGCCGTGAATTCACCCTGTTTGACGAAGTCGCGATCTGGAAACAGATCCATCTGCACACCGGAGATCTCTGA